From Streptomyces yatensis, one genomic window encodes:
- the hutH gene encoding histidine ammonia-lyase, whose product MDMHSVVVGTSGTTADDVIAVARGAARVEVSEAALEAVAASRQVIDDLAAKPEPVYGVSTGFGALAVRHISPELRAQLQRNIVRSHAAGMGARVEREVVRALMFLRLKTLASGRTGVRPVVVGTMAALLNAGITPVVHEYGSLGCSGDLAPLSHCALTLMGEGEAEGPDGVVRPAGELLAEHGIEPVELREKEGLALLNGTDGMLGMLIMACADLARLFTVADVTAALSLEALLGTDRVLAPELHAIRPHPGQAASAANMLRVLEGSGLTGHHQDDAPRVQDAYSIRCAPQVAGAGRDTLAHARLVADRELASAVDNPVVLPDGRVESNGNFHGAPVAYVLDFLAIAAADLASIAERRTDRLLDKNRSHGLPPFLAGDPGVDSGLMIAQYTQAALVSEMKRLAVPASVDSIPSSAMQEDHVSMGWSAARKLRTAVDNLARVLAVELVAATRGVELREGLEPAPASRAVLAAVRRAGVEGPGGDRYLAPDLAAADAFVRSGKLIEAVESVTGHLD is encoded by the coding sequence ATGGATATGCACTCTGTGGTCGTGGGGACGTCCGGAACGACCGCCGACGATGTCATCGCCGTGGCACGCGGCGCAGCGCGCGTCGAGGTCTCCGAGGCGGCGCTCGAGGCCGTCGCGGCCTCGCGGCAGGTGATCGACGATCTCGCCGCCAAGCCCGAGCCCGTCTACGGCGTCTCCACCGGCTTCGGCGCGCTCGCCGTACGTCACATCAGCCCCGAGCTCCGCGCCCAGCTGCAGCGCAACATCGTCCGTTCGCACGCCGCCGGCATGGGCGCGCGGGTCGAGCGCGAGGTGGTGCGGGCGCTGATGTTCCTGCGGCTGAAGACGCTCGCGTCCGGCCGTACCGGGGTCCGGCCCGTCGTGGTCGGGACGATGGCCGCGCTCCTCAACGCGGGGATCACCCCCGTGGTGCACGAATACGGTTCGCTGGGCTGCTCCGGGGACCTCGCGCCGCTGTCCCACTGCGCGCTGACCCTGATGGGCGAGGGCGAGGCCGAGGGTCCGGACGGGGTGGTGCGCCCGGCCGGCGAGCTGCTGGCCGAGCACGGTATCGAGCCGGTCGAGCTCCGCGAGAAGGAGGGGCTCGCGCTGCTCAACGGCACGGACGGGATGCTCGGCATGTTGATCATGGCCTGCGCCGATCTCGCCCGGCTGTTCACCGTCGCCGATGTGACCGCCGCCCTCTCGCTGGAAGCGCTGCTCGGCACCGACCGCGTCCTCGCACCCGAGCTCCACGCCATCCGCCCCCACCCGGGGCAGGCCGCCAGCGCCGCCAACATGCTGCGGGTGCTGGAGGGTTCGGGGCTCACCGGGCACCACCAGGACGACGCGCCGCGCGTCCAGGACGCGTACTCGATCCGCTGCGCCCCGCAGGTCGCGGGCGCGGGCCGGGACACCCTCGCGCACGCCCGGCTGGTCGCCGACCGCGAGCTGGCCTCCGCGGTGGACAACCCCGTCGTCCTGCCGGACGGTCGGGTGGAGTCCAACGGCAACTTCCACGGCGCCCCCGTGGCGTACGTCCTGGACTTCCTCGCCATCGCGGCGGCCGACCTCGCCTCGATCGCCGAGCGCCGCACCGACCGGCTGCTGGACAAGAACCGCTCCCACGGCCTGCCGCCCTTCCTGGCCGGCGACCCGGGCGTGGACTCGGGGCTGATGATCGCCCAGTACACCCAGGCGGCGCTGGTCAGCGAGATGAAGCGGCTGGCGGTGCCCGCCTCGGTCGACTCCATCCCGTCCTCCGCGATGCAGGAGGACCATGTCTCGATGGGCTGGTCGGCGGCGCGCAAGCTGCGTACGGCGGTGGACAACCTGGCCCGTGTCCTGGCCGTCGAGCTGGTCGCCGCCACCCGCGGCGTCGAGCTGCGCGAGGGGCTGGAGCCCGCGCCCGCGAGCCGGGCGGTGCTGGCGGCGGTGCGCCGGGCGGGCGTCGAGGGGCCGGGCGGGGACCGCTATCTGGCGCCCGACTTGGCGGCGGCGGACGCGTTCGTACGATCCGGAAAGCTGATCGAGGCCGTGGAGTCGGTGACGGGCCACCTGGACTGA
- a CDS encoding GGDEF domain-containing protein, with the protein MAAAHTPQESVGAAAEAARRALDGGFAAISVWERARGRLRVLVNVGELMAGEEPLPEDESYPVHDFPEIAEFLHEHWAAGGEPHAWVETADGVRPGAAPPGRQGAPPSGSWGRVAALRRRGRGSCVVAPIVLHGRAWGELYVARAAGRPVFDRDDADFATVLASVTAAGLAQTERLEEARRLAFTDPLTGLGNRRAVDIRLDEALEAYHADGTVVSLVVCDLNGLKRVNDTLGHAVGDRLLERFGSLLSLCGAMLPGALVARLGGDEFCLLGVGPPADEVVRVADELCRRAAELEMGEGVACGIASTGDPIGPVPSARRLFRLADAAQYRAKAARSLKPVVAGRDGGTEDSVIRLADTSAAHPPERRRFRGRR; encoded by the coding sequence ATGGCGGCGGCGCACACCCCGCAGGAGTCGGTGGGTGCGGCGGCCGAGGCGGCCCGCCGGGCCCTCGACGGCGGCTTCGCGGCGATCTCGGTGTGGGAGCGTGCGCGGGGGCGGCTGCGGGTGCTGGTCAACGTGGGTGAGCTGATGGCGGGCGAGGAGCCGCTGCCGGAGGACGAGTCGTATCCGGTGCACGACTTCCCGGAGATCGCCGAGTTCCTGCATGAGCACTGGGCCGCGGGCGGGGAGCCGCACGCCTGGGTCGAGACCGCCGACGGCGTACGTCCCGGCGCGGCCCCGCCCGGCCGTCAGGGCGCGCCCCCCAGCGGTAGCTGGGGGAGGGTGGCCGCCCTGCGGCGGCGCGGCCGGGGCAGCTGTGTGGTGGCCCCGATCGTGCTGCACGGGCGGGCGTGGGGCGAGCTGTATGTGGCCCGGGCGGCCGGACGTCCCGTCTTCGACCGCGACGACGCCGACTTCGCGACCGTGCTGGCCTCGGTGACCGCCGCCGGGCTGGCCCAGACCGAACGCCTGGAGGAGGCCCGCCGCCTCGCCTTCACCGATCCGCTGACCGGCCTCGGCAACCGCCGCGCGGTGGACATACGGCTGGACGAGGCGCTGGAGGCGTACCACGCGGACGGCACCGTGGTGAGCCTGGTGGTCTGCGATCTCAACGGCCTCAAGCGGGTCAACGACACGCTGGGCCATGCGGTGGGCGATCGCCTGCTGGAACGGTTTGGCTCGCTGCTCTCGCTGTGCGGCGCGATGCTGCCCGGGGCGCTGGTGGCCCGGCTGGGCGGCGACGAGTTCTGCCTGTTGGGGGTCGGGCCCCCGGCGGACGAGGTGGTGCGGGTGGCGGATGAGCTGTGCCGGCGGGCCGCCGAGCTGGAGATGGGGGAGGGGGTTGCCTGCGGGATCGCTTCCACGGGCGATCCGATCGGGCCGGTGCCGTCGGCCCGCCGCCTCTTCCGCTTGGCGGACGCGGCGCAGTATCGGGCGAAGGCGGCGCGGTCGCTCAAGCCGGTGGTGGCGGGGCGGGATGGGGGTACGGAGGATTCGGTGATCCGCCTGGCCGATACGTCTGCTGCGCACCCGCCGGAGCGGCGCCGCTTCCGGGGCCGCCGCTAG
- a CDS encoding enoyl-CoA hydratase/isomerase family protein: MSEQRYGEWVAVRRDGFVAELVLDRPKAMNAVSSEMARCITAACAALSEDRDVRAVVLTSTHERAFCVGADLKERNSLSDAEMQRHRPVSRAAYTGVLELPMPAIAAVHGFALGGGFELALSCDVIVADPTAVVGLPEVSVGVIPGGGGTQLLPRRVGAARAAELIFSARRVAAAEAHELGLVDRLAAEGEDRAEALELARGIAANSPVGLRAAKKALRLGQGLDLRAGLEVEDAAWRTVAFSGDRAEGVAAFNEKRSPNWPGE, encoded by the coding sequence ATGAGTGAGCAGCGGTACGGGGAGTGGGTCGCGGTCCGCAGGGACGGCTTCGTGGCCGAGCTGGTGCTGGACCGGCCCAAGGCCATGAACGCCGTCTCCTCCGAGATGGCGCGCTGCATCACGGCGGCCTGCGCGGCCCTGTCCGAGGACCGTGACGTGCGGGCCGTCGTGCTGACCTCGACCCATGAGCGGGCCTTCTGCGTGGGCGCGGACCTCAAGGAGCGCAACTCGCTCTCCGACGCCGAGATGCAGCGGCACCGGCCGGTCTCCCGCGCCGCCTACACCGGGGTGCTGGAGCTGCCGATGCCCGCCATCGCCGCGGTGCACGGCTTCGCGCTGGGCGGCGGTTTCGAGCTGGCCCTGTCCTGCGACGTGATCGTCGCGGACCCCACCGCCGTGGTGGGGCTGCCGGAGGTGTCGGTCGGGGTGATCCCGGGCGGCGGCGGCACCCAGCTGCTGCCGCGCCGGGTGGGCGCCGCGCGCGCCGCCGAGCTGATCTTCTCCGCCCGCCGGGTGGCCGCCGCGGAGGCCCATGAGCTGGGCCTGGTGGACCGGCTGGCGGCGGAGGGCGAGGACCGGGCCGAGGCGCTGGAGCTGGCCCGCGGCATCGCCGCCAACTCCCCGGTGGGCCTGCGGGCCGCCAAGAAGGCGCTGCGGCTGGGGCAGGGGCTGGATCTGCGGGCCGGTCTGGAGGTCGAGGACGCGGCGTGGCGGACGGTGGCCTTCTCCGGCGACCGGGCGGAGGGTGTTGCCGCGTTCAACGAGAAGCGGTCGCCGAACTGGCCGGGGGAGTGA